One genomic segment of Clostridium estertheticum subsp. estertheticum includes these proteins:
- a CDS encoding ABC transporter ATP-binding protein, whose protein sequence is MTNKALEINNLNSQIGDFSLSGINFSIEKGTIMGFIGKNGSGKTTLIKTILNMIPKASGEVLFNGISMFGNEETVKAKIGVVFDTLIYPLNLKPTKIKKMISPFYKTFDCLIFDELMERFELDPNKKLLTYSKGMQMKFGIVMALCHSPDLIILDEPTAGLDPIARAAVIDLLLDLIQNDQKSILFSTHITSDLEKIADYITMIDNGKIIFSKGKDEMLDTYLLAHIERDTMTDVIKSELIGIKETTFGYEGLCTKILKLQDLAGVKTVRPTIEDIMVYMGTIKRRLKERGA, encoded by the coding sequence ATGACAAATAAGGCTTTGGAAATTAATAATTTGAACTCACAAATAGGAGATTTTTCTTTAAGTGGTATAAATTTTTCAATTGAAAAAGGAACTATTATGGGCTTTATAGGAAAAAATGGTTCAGGTAAAACAACGCTTATTAAAACAATACTTAATATGATTCCAAAAGCATCAGGAGAAGTGTTATTCAACGGTATTTCTATGTTTGGGAATGAAGAAACTGTCAAAGCAAAAATAGGAGTTGTGTTTGATACTCTAATCTATCCCCTTAATCTCAAACCAACTAAAATCAAAAAAATGATATCACCCTTTTATAAAACTTTTGATTGCCTTATATTTGACGAACTGATGGAACGGTTTGAGCTTGATCCAAATAAAAAGCTCTTAACATATTCAAAAGGTATGCAGATGAAATTCGGAATTGTAATGGCACTGTGCCATAGTCCAGATTTAATTATACTTGATGAACCCACAGCAGGGCTTGACCCAATCGCAAGAGCTGCTGTTATTGATCTACTATTAGATCTTATACAAAATGATCAAAAGTCCATACTATTTTCAACACATATTACAAGCGATCTTGAAAAAATTGCTGATTATATAACAATGATTGATAATGGTAAAATTATTTTTTCTAAAGGCAAAGACGAAATGCTTGATACTTATCTCCTTGCACATATTGAGAGAGACACTATGACAGATGTTATTAAATCTGAACTTATAGGAATAAAGGAAACGACTTTTGGATATGAGGGATTATGCACTAAAATTTTAAAACTTCAAGATTTAGCAGGTGTTAAAACTGTAAGGCCCACAATTGAGGACATTATGGTTTACATGGGTACGATAAAACGAAGATTAAAGGAAAGAGGTGCTTAA
- a CDS encoding D-alanyl-D-alanine carboxypeptidase family protein has product MKRRNRLLLFTLLFTLVFSTTVFAATNPPELDGKAAISVDMDTNEIIYAKNIDNKMYPASITKLITALLLAENKTATDNLKYTKNAKAQPPYSYNLNIHPIAIGDTMSADNVMDGLLLYSGNDIAYMIADNVGGNPVNFAKMMNDKATKLGMTASHFITPNGLDDANDKHFTTPYDLTLAGRASYKNDWVKKSMGKKTSVIKSANGPVATVTNRNKLLGIDGNVGGKTGYTIKAGRCLISIYERNGRHILGVVMNSTYNLPKDTIVFDDMTKLINYSYAAKKEVTTKKDTVIKTIISVPYKVIPFIGPTKTINIPLDSKEDVTFYKNDVKRETTIKVDPIKPWKLNKKTSIGTLVVKQKDYVKTYKLYPMVSKATILKNNIIIYAAIVIVLIAIIVLVFLLISSIRRRKNRSGRRIRY; this is encoded by the coding sequence TTGAAAAGAAGAAACCGACTTTTATTATTCACACTGCTCTTTACTTTAGTCTTTTCTACAACAGTTTTTGCCGCTACTAACCCACCAGAATTAGATGGTAAAGCTGCAATCTCTGTAGATATGGACACTAATGAAATTATTTACGCAAAAAACATTGATAATAAGATGTACCCTGCCAGCATAACAAAACTTATTACAGCTTTGCTACTTGCTGAAAATAAGACTGCAACGGACAACTTAAAATACACTAAGAATGCAAAGGCGCAACCACCATACTCTTATAACCTAAATATTCATCCCATAGCTATTGGAGATACAATGTCCGCTGACAATGTAATGGATGGACTTCTTCTTTATTCTGGAAATGATATTGCTTATATGATTGCAGACAACGTTGGTGGAAATCCAGTTAATTTTGCTAAAATGATGAATGATAAAGCCACGAAACTAGGAATGACAGCTTCTCATTTTATCACCCCGAATGGTTTAGATGATGCAAATGATAAGCATTTTACAACGCCTTACGACTTAACTCTCGCTGGAAGAGCCTCTTATAAAAATGATTGGGTAAAGAAATCTATGGGTAAAAAAACAAGTGTAATTAAATCTGCTAATGGTCCTGTTGCTACTGTTACTAACAGAAATAAACTGCTTGGCATAGATGGTAACGTAGGTGGTAAAACTGGATATACAATAAAGGCTGGAAGATGCCTAATTTCTATATATGAACGTAATGGTCGCCATATTTTGGGTGTCGTTATGAATTCTACATATAACCTACCAAAAGATACAATAGTTTTTGATGACATGACCAAACTTATTAATTATAGTTATGCTGCTAAAAAAGAAGTAACTACAAAAAAAGATACTGTTATTAAAACAATAATATCTGTACCCTATAAAGTTATTCCATTTATAGGACCAACAAAAACAATTAATATACCACTAGACTCAAAAGAAGATGTGACTTTTTATAAAAATGATGTCAAACGAGAAACTACCATTAAAGTCGATCCTATAAAGCCATGGAAACTTAATAAAAAAACCTCTATTGGAACTTTAGTTGTTAAACAAAAGGATTATGTAAAAACTTATAAATTATATCCAATGGTTTCAAAAGCTACTATACTCAAAAATAATATAATTATCTATGCTGCAATTGTGATTGTACTAATTGCTATTATAGTATTAGTTTTCCTATTGATATCTTCTATTCGTAGACGCAAAAATCGCAGTGGTAGAAGAATAAGATACTAG
- a CDS encoding DMT family transporter — translation MKNKVAPHIMAIILMFIWSLSYLSIKVVSEEVSPVLSAFYRFVLAAIILFIILKVKFPEEKVLKRDKSKFALGGLFGVAIYFIFENYAVAFTSASNVAILIASIPVFTIFSQKIIFKEKLTYGKISGATLSLVGIIIIIASKERVSFLSKGNIGDLMALGAVFSWVIYNMVCSSFKGNYKVITITTYEIMWGSLFLSPSLLFSNLQIPSAKVILNLIFLSIFCSCVGYVVYVHCLKELGATIITTYINLQPIMSLIAAAVILNETITIWQVLGCVVIIVGVTLVSLDGRLNFRKRKKVYENL, via the coding sequence TTGAAAAATAAAGTGGCACCGCATATAATGGCAATTATATTAATGTTTATATGGAGTTTATCTTATTTAAGCATAAAGGTCGTATCAGAAGAGGTAAGTCCAGTATTATCAGCCTTTTATAGGTTTGTACTAGCCGCTATAATTTTATTTATAATATTAAAAGTAAAATTTCCTGAGGAAAAAGTTTTAAAAAGAGACAAATCTAAATTTGCTTTAGGTGGGCTTTTTGGAGTAGCAATATATTTCATCTTTGAGAATTATGCTGTAGCATTTACATCCGCATCAAATGTCGCAATTTTAATTGCATCAATACCTGTATTTACTATATTTTCCCAAAAAATAATTTTTAAAGAAAAATTAACTTATGGAAAAATATCTGGCGCTACCTTAAGTTTAGTTGGAATTATTATAATAATTGCATCTAAAGAAAGAGTAAGTTTTTTATCAAAAGGAAATATAGGAGATCTTATGGCGCTTGGGGCAGTGTTTTCTTGGGTAATTTATAACATGGTTTGTAGTAGCTTCAAAGGAAATTATAAAGTAATAACTATAACTACTTATGAGATCATGTGGGGATCATTATTTCTTAGTCCCTCACTATTGTTTAGTAATTTGCAAATTCCTTCTGCAAAGGTTATATTAAATTTAATTTTTCTATCAATTTTTTGCTCATGTGTCGGATATGTAGTATATGTACATTGCCTTAAGGAACTTGGAGCAACAATTATAACTACCTATATAAATTTACAGCCTATTATGAGTCTGATTGCAGCAGCAGTTATACTAAATGAAACCATTACGATTTGGCAGGTATTAGGGTGTGTAGTTATAATAGTAGGAGTAACTTTAGTTAGTTTAGACGGTAGGTTAAATTTTAGAAAACGGAAGAAGGTATATGAAAATTTATAA